Proteins encoded in a region of the Paenibacillus sp. W2I17 genome:
- a CDS encoding response regulator transcription factor yields the protein MKKILVIDDEIAIRDLIELVLRRENYVVQTAENGKIALQLLDAFGPDLVVLDLMLPDCSGYDLCKEITGKHAVPVIMLSAKNEVIDKVLGLELGAEDYMTKPFDNRELLARIKVILRRNESKEEYSEGTEVKSTRIIHEELTFDLESRRVLKNGVPVSLTAKEFKILETLLKRPDKIFTRDELLQIGWGYDFMGDSRSVDMTIMRLRKKLEDNADEPKYVRTIYGFGYQLGGGEA from the coding sequence TTGAAGAAAATACTTGTCATTGACGATGAAATCGCAATCAGAGATTTAATTGAGCTTGTACTGAGAAGAGAAAACTACGTCGTTCAAACGGCTGAGAACGGTAAAATAGCCCTGCAGCTGCTGGATGCTTTTGGGCCGGACCTGGTGGTACTTGACTTGATGCTGCCTGACTGCTCCGGATATGACCTGTGCAAGGAAATCACCGGGAAACATGCCGTTCCTGTGATCATGCTCTCTGCTAAAAATGAGGTGATCGACAAGGTGTTGGGACTAGAGCTAGGGGCGGAAGATTACATGACCAAACCCTTTGACAATCGTGAATTGCTCGCTCGGATCAAGGTGATTCTGAGAAGAAACGAGAGCAAGGAGGAATACAGTGAAGGAACAGAAGTGAAATCTACACGCATCATTCATGAAGAGCTGACATTTGATCTGGAAAGCCGCAGGGTGCTGAAAAACGGTGTACCCGTGTCTTTAACGGCCAAAGAGTTTAAAATTCTGGAAACGTTACTCAAAAGGCCAGACAAAATCTTTACCCGGGATGAGCTGCTGCAGATCGGATGGGGATATGACTTTATGGGAGACAGTCGCAGTGTGGATATGACCATCATGCGATTACGGAAGAAGCTGGAGGATAACGCGGACGAACCGAAGTATGTCAGGACGATCTATGGATTTGGCTATCAACTTGGAGGTGGCGAGGCCTGA